GTCTCTCCTCAGAGGGTCTTGCATACGCTGGATACTTTGAACCTGGTGATCAAAGGCAGTCGGTTGGCAAAGGTTGATTTGAATCTGGATGAAGCAGAGGTCGTGTTCAAAGTGATAGAGAAACGCGACGATCTTATTCGAGCGCAGGTCATCAGCAGCCGGTTGGCAGCCTCCGGGGTGTATCCGATCGAAGCGCGTATCTCCGGCATCCCTTTTCGTCTTGAGGATTTCACTTTGACCGTCCAGCCCTGGCAGCCCTTTTCCTCCTTTGCCCGCTTGGAGGTTTATTCCCACCGCGGCGATTTGATCCACACCGGCTGGACCCGCACGGTGCGGCCGGTGAACACCGATGATGGGATTCGCGTGACCCTGATGCCCGATTCTTTGCCGGCCAATTCCGGTGTGCAGAAAGTGGAGATCATTGCGGTGCTGCTAGATTCAGCCAACATTGTCCGTTCGGAATCCATGGATAAGCGATACTTCAACCTGGAGCCGGGCCAGGAGCGAACGACCTGGCAATGGCGGCCGCGGATTCGCGCGCGATCAGGCGAAAGCATCGAGCTGATTGTCCGCAATCCCGGCGATCAGAACCGACTGATGCAATCTTTTATCGTCAAGCGGCGGTGGTACGAGGCCTTTCAACCGTCCACCTCGTTCATCCTGTTTAAGATACCGTTCGAGGGAGAGGCGACCACGACGATCCTGAGTTCCATCGGCATCGGTATGTCCTATCAACCGTTGTGGATGCAAAAGTTTATGAGCGTGGACTTTTCGTTCATCCTGGGCAATGTGAATTCGAGCAACGACGATTACTCTCTCCAGACCGGCCTGGGCGCGAGTCTGATATTCTGGAATTATTTGCAGGTGGGATTGGGCGTGGATTTTAACGGCCACAAGAGCAATCCGACGTTTTTGTTCATCGGATCCCGTTTCAAATTGCCGTCTTTGTGGAAGTAGAATCAGCGGCGGCGTATATTCTCGCTGCCGCTGAAACGGGCAGAACTCCCAGGCTTGACCGGCCCGAGTGCGAGCGACTGAACCGCGGCCGACGTGCACACGCTCGAGAACGGCGTTACGTTATTTTTTCAGGCTCAGTCCGAAATTTTTAGCGGCCATGTCGGCGATGCTTTCGCCGATCGAGATCGACGCCGTGGCTGCGGGCGAGGGAGCGTTCAACACATGGACCTGATGCTCTACCTCGACGATGCGAAAATCATCCACCAGCGCGCCATCGGGTTCCAGCGCCTGAGCGCGCACCCCGGCCCCGCCGGGTATCACGTCGTCATAGCCGATGGCCGGCACCAGTCTTTGCAGTGCCGAAACAAACGCCTTTTTATTGAAAGAGCGGTAAAATTCTCCCAGCCCCATCTTCCAGAATTTAAGCGCCATCAGCCAGAATCCGCCGTACAGGCCGAACTGCAGCGTGTCCACCAGGGAAAAGCTGGTCTTGTGATAACCCTCCCGTTTGAAAGACAGCACCGCATTGGGCCCGGCCTCTCTGCCGCCTTTGATCATGCGCGTGAAATGAACGCCGAGAAAGGGAAAGCGCGGATCCGGAACCGGGTAGATGAGATGGTTGATCAGATAGTGTTTTTCCTTAATCACCTCATAGTACTCGCCGCGAAAGGGGATGATCTGCAACCCGGGTTTGACCCCGCAGCGCCGGGCGATTCGGTCGGATTGCAGACCGCCGCAATTGATCAAATTCCGGCAGGCGATATCCCCCTGGTTGGTGTTGAGGATCAGCTGATTCTGCTCTCGTTTCAGGGATAGAAAACGAGTGCCGGTTCTGACCTCCCCGTTCTCCTGAATGATGCGGCTGAAGGCCTCGCTGACCACCAGGTAATCGACGATGCCGGTCTCCTCCACATGCAGGCCGGCGATGCCGGCGACATGGTGTTCGTACTCGGTCATCTCTTCCCGGTTCAGTCGCCGTAGATTCTTCAGTCCGTTGGCAAGGCCCCGGCGTTCGAGCTCCTGCAGCGCCGGCAGTTCGCTCTCCTGAGTGGCGACCACTACTTTACCGCACCGGTCCACAGGGATTTGGTGCTCTCTGCAAAAGCGATACATGGCCTCGCGGCCGGCCACGCAGTTGAGCGCTTTAAG
The window above is part of the bacterium genome. Proteins encoded here:
- the lhgO gene encoding L-2-hydroxyglutarate oxidase — translated: MSPKTYDVVVIGGGIVGLATAMALSKKFTASVLVIEAEKKLSAHQTGNNSGVIHSGLYYKPGSLKALNCVAGREAMYRFCREHQIPVDRCGKVVVATQESELPALQELERRGLANGLKNLRRLNREEMTEYEHHVAGIAGLHVEETGIVDYLVVSEAFSRIIQENGEVRTGTRFLSLKREQNQLILNTNQGDIACRNLINCGGLQSDRIARRCGVKPGLQIIPFRGEYYEVIKEKHYLINHLIYPVPDPRFPFLGVHFTRMIKGGREAGPNAVLSFKREGYHKTSFSLVDTLQFGLYGGFWLMALKFWKMGLGEFYRSFNKKAFVSALQRLVPAIGYDDVIPGGAGVRAQALEPDGALVDDFRIVEVEHQVHVLNAPSPAATASISIGESIADMAAKNFGLSLKK